TCGGCGCGATCGCGGGTGAACTCGCGGTCGTGGTAGATCCGCGCCTTCGGCCAGAGCCGTTGCAGCGCCGCGTCGACCTCCGCGTCGTACCGCGCGGCCAATCTGCTGACGCGTGAGCTGGTGGCGCGAAACGGTTGCGGCGTACGCCGGCCACCGATCCACGTCGGCAACCAGCGGCGGACACTCGTGTCGATCATCGTCGGACCCCTCGACCTAGCCGGCACTCATCGAGAGTGTCCCCGCGGTCGTGAGCTGAAACCCGCCACGCGCGCAATCGTGATCGCACCGCCACAAATCTGATAGCGGCACAAAGCTGATGGAGGTCAGTCAGCAGTCGGCCGGGGTAGTGGTGCCGCCGTCGACGATCCAGTGCGATTGCTGGGGGAGGACGCGCATCTGGTCCAGCCAGCGGGTCGGGGTGGTGTTCGGGAGGACGGAGCGGCCGCGGCTGTTCACGGTGCGGGCGGCGGAGGTGTCGTAGCAGGCGCTGACGAGGACGCCGTTAGACGCGAGGGTGCGCTTCGCCCAGATCACCTTGGTGGTGCCGGTGTTGTGCAGCTTCTTGGTCCGGAAGTACCTGGCCTGCGCGCTGATCGCCTGGTACATCTTCGGCGTCATCGCTGGCTCCAGCTGCCGCGTACGGCTGCCGCCGCTGCGCATCATCACGTCCAGTGCGATCCGGTACGTGTAGTACGCGTGCACCACCGGATCGTCGGTGGCGGCCTCCTCGGCCAGCGTGGCGGGCTTGGCGGCCCGGTGCGCGGCGGGTGCCGCCGCGGCGACGCCGTCGGTGCCGCAGCCGGTCAGCATCGTGATCGGGAGTAGCGTGGCGGTCAGCGCCAGGTTCCGCATGCGCATGGTGTCTGAGCCTCCTGTTGACGCGGCCGTGCCGCTCGCGCCGCCGGCACCCACAGGATGTTTCCGCGAGCCGTGCACACCGTCCGGCACTGACCGTGTAACGTCGGCCGACGCATCGTGGTCACTGTGACCTGGATCACAGTCACCCCCTACCGGGGTATCGGGTCGAGGTTGGCTCCGCGGCTGGAGGTGCCGGCGGCGCCCGATTCCTAGTCTCGAAGTCTCAGGACTTGAGACTCGGAGGAGACCACGATGACGTACACGCTCACTGACCGCCGGACGCAGGCGAACGCGCGCGGCGGCTGGGGCCGATCACTGGCGTACGCGGCGCTGCTGACTCCGGTGAGCCTGCAAACCATGCTCGGCCGGCCAGCAGACGCAGGACGACGCTGGCAGCACCTGGCCCGCGCCGAACCATCCGAAACGACAGCGGCGGTCAGCCGGGCCAAGGTGTACGGGTACGGCGCGATCAGCGCACTACTCGGCCTCACCAGCTGGTTCCTGCTGTTCCTCATTGGACTGGCAGTAGTACGCGGACCGTTCTGGGGCTTCGTAGAGCATGGTGTGGTCGAGCCAGGGACGTGGGGTGGACCATCGCGCACCGGCGCCTGGGCAGTACATGGCGCGGTTGCCGTACCGGCAATCCTGCTCTTCCTGGGCGTGCTACGCGGGCTCAGCGCACTGCAACAGCTTCTGGTCCGCCCGCTGTACGGGAGGCAGGCGCGCTGGTGGGTGCTCCCGGCAACGATTCTGCTGGCCACCGGCAGCGCACTGTTCTTCTGGTCCTGGCTCCAGCAGCTGTGACCACTAGGGTCCAACTGTGACCACTGAACAGCCAGCACCGCACAATTGGCCGCGCGGGCGCTGGGCGTGGCTCGCCGGGCTGGGTGTCGCGGCGCTGCTCGTACTGACCGTGCTTGATCTAGCTCAGCACTACGAAGTGCAGTTAGGTGCTGTACTGGCGCTGGCGATCGCACGAGCACTCGCACTGTCACTGGCCTGGCTGCAGCCGCGAACCGCCGTCGTCGTATCTCTGATCGCCACTGCAGTCACCGCCGCGGTCACGACTCCGGTCAGTACGAGCGAGCCGTGGCCGTGGGGTACGACGGCAGCGTTCGGCCACTCGATCGTGCTGGCGATCGCGGCTGCGCGCGGACTGGGACGCCGCGAGCTGATCGGCTGGTGGATCGCCACGCAGGCGCTAGGCGTAGTCGCGACGGCAGCCGCGCCCGACAAGGGCAGCTGGCGCGGCCTGGTCACCATGGCGGTGCTGTCCGCCGTCGCGGTCGTGGTGGGTGAGCTGATCCACTCCCGTACCGAAACGAACCAGCGGCTGGCCGAACAGGAGACGATCAGCAAGGCCGAGCGTGCCGAGCGGGAGCGCCTGCAGGAGCGGGCCCGGATAGCGCGTGAGCTGCATGACGTCGTGGCACACCACCTGTCTGTCGTGGTGGTCCGTGCAGACAGCGCGCCACACCGGCTGACCGACGTACCGGATGCTGTTCGCGCGGAGTTCACTGGCATCGCCGACGAGGCCAGGGCGTCGCTGACCGAGATGCGGCGCGTACTGCGACTGCTACGCGAGCCGGTTCAGCAACCGAGTCTGGGGCCACAACCAGGACTGGACCAGCTGGTTGAGCTGGTGGAGGGCACTCGGCGCGCCGGAGCAGACGTACGGCTGGTAGGTGACGTGCCGGATGGCTTCGACCAGTCCATCGAGCTGACCGCGTACCGAGTGGTGCAGGAAGGTCTCAGCAACGCCGTACGCCATGCACTGCACTCGGTCGTCGACGTGTCGATCCGGCAGGTCGGTGATCAGCTGGAGGTGACAGTACGCAACGGAAAGCCGCCGCGGCCTGTCGCACCTGCGCCTGGGAGCGGGCAGGGTCTGGTGGGGATGCGGGAGCGAGTAGCAATGGTCGACGGGACGGTAAGCGCCGGGCCGACCCCTGAAGGTGGCTACCTGATTCAGGTATACCTACCGGTCACGGAGGAGGTGGCGAGTGGCGATCACGGTCATGGTGGTTGACGACCAGGAGATGGTGCGTGCCGGGTTCACTGCGCTGCTCGACGCGCAGCCGGACCTGGAGGTGGTCGGACAGGCCGGTGACGGCGCGCAGGCGGTAGAGCTGGCGGCCGCGCTGAAGCCGGACGTGATCCTCATGGACGTACGGATGCCCGTGCTGGACGGAATGGCCGCGACCAAACGCATCCTGGCCGGTACGCGACCAGGCGAGCCGCCGCGGATCGTGATGCTGACTACGTTCGACCTGGACGACTACGTGTACGCGGCTCTCCGTGCTGGTGCGAGTGGCTTCCTGCTGAAGCACTCCACTCCAGACGAACTGGCCGCTGCGGTACGGGTCGTTGCGGCAGGCGATGCACTGCTAGCACCATCAGTCACCCGTCGGCTGATAGAGGACCTCGCCCGGTCGCAGCCTGTCGTACCGATCACTCCGGCGCAGCTGACGCCACGGGAGACCGACGTACTGCGGCTGGTGGCCCGTGGTCTGTCCAACCGCCAGATCGCGGCCGAGCTCGTACTGGCGGAGCAGACCGTGAAGACGCACGTGAGCAACATCCTCACCAAGCTGGAGCTGCGTGATCGCGCACAGGCGGTCGTGTACGCGTACGAGGCCGGCGTAGTGGTGCCTGGACCGCGGCACTGACACAGTAGGCGGATGGACGTTCTGGAGCGCGTACGTAGCCTGTGCCTTGAACTGCCCGAGGTGACCGAACGGCTGAGTCACGGTGAACCCACGTGGTTCATCCGGGACAAGAAGACGTTCGTGATGTACGCCAACCAGCACCACGACGATCGGCTCGGCGTGTGGATGGCCGCGCTGCCCGGCCTGCAGGAGTCGCTGGTCGCCGACGACCCGGAGCACTTCTACCGGCCGCCGTACGTCGGCCACCGCGGCTGGCTCGGCGTGTACCTGGATGTCGACGTGGACTGGGGACATTTCGAGGACCTGGTCGAGGGCGCCTACCGCCAGATCGCTCCGAAGACGTTGATCGCCCGGTTGGACGAGTCCTGACGGCTGGTTGGGACAGCCCTTATAGGGTGACGCCGTGCTCAAGGGTGAAGGTGGACCGGTCGGTCAGCGGCTGGCGATCGCGCTGGCATTCGGGAGTTCGGCTGCTGTCATGGTGCTGGAGCTCGTGTCGCTCCGGTTGGTGGCGCCGTACA
The genomic region above belongs to Kribbella solani and contains:
- a CDS encoding sensor histidine kinase — translated: MTTEQPAPHNWPRGRWAWLAGLGVAALLVLTVLDLAQHYEVQLGAVLALAIARALALSLAWLQPRTAVVVSLIATAVTAAVTTPVSTSEPWPWGTTAAFGHSIVLAIAAARGLGRRELIGWWIATQALGVVATAAAPDKGSWRGLVTMAVLSAVAVVVGELIHSRTETNQRLAEQETISKAERAERERLQERARIARELHDVVAHHLSVVVVRADSAPHRLTDVPDAVRAEFTGIADEARASLTEMRRVLRLLREPVQQPSLGPQPGLDQLVELVEGTRRAGADVRLVGDVPDGFDQSIELTAYRVVQEGLSNAVRHALHSVVDVSIRQVGDQLEVTVRNGKPPRPVAPAPGSGQGLVGMRERVAMVDGTVSAGPTPEGGYLIQVYLPVTEEVASGDHGHGG
- a CDS encoding response regulator, producing MAITVMVVDDQEMVRAGFTALLDAQPDLEVVGQAGDGAQAVELAAALKPDVILMDVRMPVLDGMAATKRILAGTRPGEPPRIVMLTTFDLDDYVYAALRAGASGFLLKHSTPDELAAAVRVVAAGDALLAPSVTRRLIEDLARSQPVVPITPAQLTPRETDVLRLVARGLSNRQIAAELVLAEQTVKTHVSNILTKLELRDRAQAVVYAYEAGVVVPGPRH
- a CDS encoding MmcQ/YjbR family DNA-binding protein: MDVLERVRSLCLELPEVTERLSHGEPTWFIRDKKTFVMYANQHHDDRLGVWMAALPGLQESLVADDPEHFYRPPYVGHRGWLGVYLDVDVDWGHFEDLVEGAYRQIAPKTLIARLDES